In the Topomyia yanbarensis strain Yona2022 chromosome 3, ASM3024719v1, whole genome shotgun sequence genome, one interval contains:
- the LOC131690805 gene encoding proton-associated sugar transporter A-like, translating into MEQSENKAMMKHSAEKETAFHQLSDAAIMERMLRVRYEHAKNQKKDYSHLFRSKSRWDFVRLSFVIMGIEFVYSAETAFVSPILLGIGVEHQLMTLVWAISPLVGFFVAPILGTISDRCVSKLGRRRPVLLGLSFSMLLGCILVPYGENVGKLFGDLGEVFPEAPSNLSQIVNSNLSDFTPYKFNRIEEEIGSHEMNYKWAIFFTILGVLLLDFSADTSHMPARAYLLDVCLPEEHGRACSTFSILAGIGGCLGYALGGFNWDNTSFGEFLGGSIKTVFTIVGFIFLVCLILTATSFREVPLPVMEKDDLLKPLTEVTIKKERAKIINSLKTIDEKGQPAPQMITNALTEIEKEAEKPMIDDSISEDEDNSMTLRDFLKSIILMPKSIAILCLTNLLCWMGHLSFCLYFTDFVGEEVFKGNPAAPSISEDYQLYLEGVRYGCYGLAIYSLACSCYSFTIEKLIKVLRARIVYGGGLLLDSMGMMLMAVFPNKVTVFVFSATGGIVYALLFTMPFLLLGQYHAKERFKANKSGKPQEPERKRGLATDIAMVGGMIFVAQIIVSLGLGSFISWLGSTTAVIYAAGICSFLAAISSTQVVYMDL; encoded by the exons GAGCAAATCGCGCTGGGACTTCGTGCGACTGTCCTTCGTCATAATGGGCATCGAGTTCGTGTACTCCGCAGAAACGGCATTCGTTTCACCGATTCTGCTCGGAATTGGCGTAGAGCATCAGCTGATGACCTTGGTGTGGGCCATCTCCCCCCTGGTTGGGTTTTTCGTGGCACCCATCCTGGGCACCATTAGCGATCGATGCGTCTCAAAACTGGGTCGGAGAAGACCGGTGCTGCTGGGACTGTCCTTCAGTATGCTACTCG GCTGCATCCTGGTTCCGTATGGCGAAAACGTTGGCAAGTTGTTCGGTGATTTGGGAGAAGTGTTTCCGGAAGCGCCCTCCAACCTGTCACAGATTGTGAATTCTAATCTATCGGACTTTACGCCGTACAAGTTCAATCGGATCGAAGAGGAAATAGGCTCGCACGAGATGAACTACAAATGGGCGATTTTCTTCACTATTCTTGGAGTGTTACTGTTAGATTTCAGTGCTGATACAAGCCATATGCCAGCTCGTGCCTATTTGCTGGATGTTTGCTTACCAG AGGAGCACGGCCGTGCTTGCAGCACCTTCTCCATTCTGGCCGGCATCGGTGGCTGCCTAGGGTATGCCCTCGGCGGTTTCAACTGGGACAATACATCCTTCGGGGAGTTCCTCGGCGGAAGCATAAAAACCGTCTTCACCATAGTTGGTTTCATTTTTCTGGTCTGTTTGATACTGACCGCCACCAGTTTCCGGGAGGTTCCGCTACCGGTGATGGAAAAGGATGATCTGTTGAAACCGCTGACGGAGGTCACGATCAAGAAGGAACGAGCCAAGATCATCAATTCGCTTAAGACGATCGATGAGAAAGGTCAACCAGCTCCCCAAATGATTACAAATGCATTGACGGAGATCGAGAAGGAGGCGGAGAAACCAATGATAGACGACTCCATCTCGGAAGATGAGGATAATTCGATGACGCTGAGAGATTTCCTGAAAAGCATCATCCTGATGCCAAAATCGATTGCGATTCTTTGTCTGACGAATTTGTTATGCTGGATGGGtcatttaagtttttgtttgtACTTTACCGATTTCGTTGGCGAGGAAGTGTTCAAGGGCAATCCGGCTGCACCATCCATATCGGAAGACTATCAGTTGTACCTGGAGGGAGTTCGCTACGGTTGCTACGGTTTGGCGATCTATTCGTTGGCCTGCTCGTGCTACTCGTTTACAATCGAGAAGCTGATCAAAGTCCTGCGAGCCCGAATCGTGTACGGTGGTGGATTGCTGCTGGATTCTATGGGGATGATGCTGATGGCAGTATTCCCAAACAAGGTGACCGTTTTCGTCTTCAGTGCCACCGGCGGAATCGTTTATGCGCTTCTGTTCACTATGCCTTTCCTGCTGCTTGGACAGTATCACGCTAAGGAACGG TTCAAAGCCAACAAATCCGGTAAGCCACAAGAACCGGAACGGAAGCGAGGTCTTGCGACCGATATCGCCATGGTTGGCGGAATGATTTTCGTGGCACAGATTATTGTTTCACTTGGACTGGGCTCGTTTATCTCGTGGCTCGGGTCGACGACAGCCGTTATTTACGCTGCCGGGATCTGCAGTTTTCTAGCAGCAATCTCGTCAACGCAGGTGGTTTACATGGACTTGTAA